The Lycium barbarum isolate Lr01 chromosome 9, ASM1917538v2, whole genome shotgun sequence genome has a segment encoding these proteins:
- the LOC132611257 gene encoding monothiol glutaredoxin-S3-like, translating into MERVSRMIAEKPVVIFSKSCCCMSFSIKSLFSDLGVNTAVYELDEMQRGREIEAALSTLGCNPTVPAVFIGGKMVGGESEVMSLHLQGALKPKLKAAGAL; encoded by the coding sequence ATGGAAAGAGTAAGCAGAATGATAGCTGAAAAGCCAGTGGTAATATTCAGCAAGAGTTGTTGCTGCATGAGCTTCTCCATTAAGTCTCTTTTTTCCGACCTCGGTGTTAACACTGCGGTTTACGAGCTCGATGAGATGCAACGTGGCCGTGAGATAGAGGCGGCGCTTTCGACACTTGGCTGCAATCCAACGGTTCCGGCAGTGTTCATTGGTGGCAAAATGGTGGGTGGAGAAAGTGAGGTGATGAGTCTTCATCTCCAAGGGGCCTTAAAACCCAAACTCAAAGCTGCAGGAGCTTTGTGA